The Calditrichota bacterium region AAAGAAGTGCCGCTCGATTAGACATGGCAAAAAGTGAACAGACCTGCCTACTTAGGCAGGTCTGTCACCAGTTCAGCACTGGGGAACTGATTATCTTTCCGCTTCCATACGAACGCGCTGGCGGGGAAGGACGAGTTGCACCCGGACGGCGCCGTTTTCGCGCACCCCGATGCGAGTCCGGACGGCGCTGGTGCGGGTCTGGGCCGCGACCACGTAGTATCCCCCCGGGATTCCATCGAAGACGAAGCGCCCGCCGCGATCACTCGTAACGCGTGCAGCGAAGGCTCGCTGTCCACGCGGGACATCGACCTGCTGTATCGTAACCAGCGCTCCAGCCACCGGATTGCCTGCAGCGTCAAGCACCGCACCGCCGACCGTTGCGGCTTCCACGGGCGGAGCGAAAATTCCCAGCGCCAGCAGGAAAAGCGCTGCGACACCGATTCTTGTAATGTTCTTCACTGATCTGTCCTGTGTGTTGCTTGGATGATAGCGGGTAGATCGACAACATCCCAGGTTGCTGTCGTAACCCTAATCAACTTACAAGACTATAGCCCCCAAAGTCAAGGATTTCCAAGGCTCAAATGCGTAGGCTTTGCAGTTCTTTCAGGTATAGCGCCCGCTCGAAGGCGGCCGGATCTGCCACCGACTTCTGGCTCATCGAGCCGATCATCTGACCGACCGACTCGTAATCGTGCTCCTCCAGCCAACGTTGGAGATCGGCAACGATCTGGCTTGCGTAGGCCGTGCCATTCTTCAGGAGGGCGCTGCAAGTCAACGTTGCACTCGCACCGGCCATCAGCAGTTTGATTGCATCTACTGCGGTGTGGACGCCTCCCGTCGCCGCAAGCGAAGCCTCAATGCGCCCATACAGAATGGCAATCCAGCGCAGCGGAAGGCGGATGGCGCTCGAATCGGAGAGGACGATGTGTGGCTTGACGCGCATCTCATCGATGTCAAGGTCAGGTTGATAGAAGCGGTTGAACAGGACGAGGCCGTTGGCTCCGGCTTCGACGAACTGCACCGCCATTCGGGGCAGCGAGGTGAAAAATGGCGACAACTTTAACGCCACAGGAATTGAAATCTGCTCCCGCACCGCACGCACCACATCGAGGTAGGACTCCTCCAGGGCCGTGCTCTCTTGTGCCGGATCGGTCGGTATATAGTAGAGGTTCAATTCAATGGCGTCGGCGCCGGCTTCCTGCAGGCGTGCAGCATACTTCGTCCAACCGCCCGGCGTTACGCCGTTAAGGCTCCCTATGACCGGGATAGCGACGGTCTCCTTCACGCGCCGGAGGTGCTCGACGTGTTCCTCGCCGTCGAGGTTGTAATCCCCCGGATCCGGAAAGTAGGTGAGCGCTTCGGCGAAGGAATCGGTGCCTTGCGTGGTGTGATAGTGGAGAAGCAGCGCCTCGTTGGTGATCTGCTCCTCGAAGATCGAGGGTAGCACCACTGCGGCGATGCCGGCGTCCTCAAGCCGCCTGATCTGATCAAGCGATGCGGTCAG contains the following coding sequences:
- a CDS encoding carboxypeptidase regulatory-like domain-containing protein; translation: MGCCRSTRYHPSNTQDRSVKNITRIGVAALFLLALGIFAPPVEAATVGGAVLDAAGNPVAGALVTIQQVDVPRGQRAFAARVTSDRGGRFVFDGIPGGYYVVAAQTRTSAVRTRIGVRENGAVRVQLVLPRQRVRMEAER
- a CDS encoding dihydroorotate dehydrogenase-like protein, translated to MDLSTTYLGLTLRNPLVASSSPLTASLDQIRRLEDAGIAAVVLPSIFEEQITNEALLLHYHTTQGTDSFAEALTYFPDPGDYNLDGEEHVEHLRRVKETVAIPVIGSLNGVTPGGWTKYAARLQEAGADAIELNLYYIPTDPAQESTALEESYLDVVRAVREQISIPVALKLSPFFTSLPRMAVQFVEAGANGLVLFNRFYQPDLDIDEMRVKPHIVLSDSSAIRLPLRWIAILYGRIEASLAATGGVHTAVDAIKLLMAGASATLTCSALLKNGTAYASQIVADLQRWLEEHDYESVGQMIGSMSQKSVADPAAFERALYLKELQSLRI